The genomic region CCTGGGCCTTGGTCCTCTATGCCAGAGCCTGTTCACTCATCAGACCAGGACACCTACAAATGACCCCTGCTGCCATCCTCTGCCGACTTCTGTGGAGGGTGGGTATCTTTACAcaccacccagttgccagaataatgttggcattgcatgtttctgcaaaacacagatatgttactttgtacatttcatacgttgcagatatgttgaaactttacttttctttacattttggttttaaatgttatgttgtgacaatgctgtggttaacatgtggttaggcttgcccaaaacaaaaacaaaacactttgttatggtaaggaaaacatcatgttttggctcaaacACACCTcattttgttgctacaaacatggctagacatgtcccaaactgttttaaaaaaccACCCatttttgttgcaacaaacacacctggataTGTTCTGAACTGTCTTAAAAAATACACGATTTTGTCACAACAAACAAGACTGGACATGTCTCAACTGTCTCAacgtttgttggtcttgaacagtggtctgcagctgtcttctgcttggcagctgtctcgctTAGGTGTTATGACATCCATCATCCCCTCTTCTCTTTGATGAGAAACTCCACTCAtacacatgtaatctgaactatgtCATACGTATGACACATAtcaatggtttgcagaaatgtacaatgccaacatgttaTTCTGGCACCTGAGCAGTTACACAACCCTCCTGCAGTCAATATGCACAACACACACCCTCAGTATAGTAATCTCAATTTAATAAGCTGCATACGTATATGCCTGTGTTTGGCTTTGTTTGTGTGACAGCTATATTTTCTCTATCTGTAGGTCAGTATGTTGGGATCTCGATTTGCTGTTCTCATGCTCTTCACACGTATCTTCAAACAGTGGATCCTGGGAGTCCTTGGTAAGTCTGGATGCCAAGGCTTCATCCCCAAGCTCATGTTTTCTAACCTGACAGTCCATTTTCTACTGGATAAGGCAGAGAGTGGCTTGTTTTTGCTCAGCCAAGGACAACTATGTTATGGTTCATCACCTCTACTCAGGTTCTCTGAATTGGTATGTGTATGCTTTAAAGGTTGAATATTTAATtcgttgtgtgtgtttgtgtgtgtgtcaggtgtgcaCTGGCTGGGTGCAACTTTCTGGATGGTGTCTCAGCAGACCGACATCATACGTTCAACTAGTCGATGGAGACTCTTCAACCTGGTGCTGGGAGCCATCCACATCTTTCTGTTCCTCAATGTGAAGTGGGGTCAATCCAGATACCGCATGGCTGGGTTCTACCtggtatgtgcgtgtgtgtgtatttgtggtcTATTCATGCCTGTGTGACAGACTTTTTGGGCAGGGCcatcaacaaaaaaagaaatacttgCATTTCATGGATTTCAGTCGTGGAAAAGGGTAACCATCTTCCTCTGTTTCTGATCATTCTTCTTTAGGTCATGTTCTTAGAGAACGCTTTGCTTCTTCTGGCCTCCTCGTGGTTGTTCACCATGGTGTCCTGGGACACTGTGGGGATCCCAGCTGCAGTGTTCTGTAGCTTCCTCATCGGTGagacacacagcaacactgtaTCACCAGACTAAGAGTCCGTAGACATGCTAGTGGCTTTATGAGGCCgaattaaatgttaatgttgGCATGCTAACACTGATGATGGTAACAGGCTAATGCTAAGCAGGTGAAATCCTGTTCATCATGTTAGTTTAGCAAGCTAACCATTGCAGTTGGGAATTTTCATCTGATGGTAGCACCAGATGAAAAAATTAAGGGATCACCAAACTTATCACAGTTCATCCTGATGGGAGCATGGATATCTGTACAAAATTACCACTGGCATGGCTAACAAACTATAAATGCTGCTCTCCTGTATGTTCATTTCCATCTTTTCTGTTGAGATCTAAAAACTtttacacacacctgcacaacGCATTTTAAAGTCCTTCCGGTGTCTCATCTTTttatctgtttctttctctctccaggaGTGATAGCATTGGTGCTCTACTATCGTTTCCTCCACCCCAAGTCCTTTGAGATTTTCCAGAGTATTCGCCACAGGGGGATAGGTGGAGCCTGCGCTGAACGTGGATCTACACTGTCATTGGAGGAGAAAGTCACACCCACTTTCCATCGCCATGCAACACTGTCTGGTCTGTTAAATACCAACCAAAACCTACCTACCTACAACCTACCTCCCCACCGTACTTTCCTAACTACCCACCCTACCTACCTTATAACACCTACCTACACAACCCTACCCAACCCTACCCTCCTACCCTTCCttcctacctacctacctacttacTTACATACCTACCTTCCAACCAACCTGCCTACCTACTAACCTACCTAACCATCACCCTTCCTGCCCACTTACCTACTTACCTATTCACCTGCCTAACTACTTACCTCCCTTCCTACCTACATACCAACCTACATACATACCTACCTAACTATTCACTTGCGTAACTACCTATCTTCCttcctacctacctacctacctacctacctacctacctaacTACCTACCTACATACTTACCCAACCTACCCAACCTACCTGCTTACCTCCCTACCCACTCTAACTACCTTAACACCCATCCTACCCTACTTACCTACCTACCCACTCTACTCTACCTACCAACCTACCTACCTATTATTATAGTGACAGTGGTTCTTAATTTAATCAGGAGGTGGGACCCTCATGGATCTCCCTATCCAATGGGAGGGCTGGAAACATCACCACTGGCTGTTGATTCGCTTGGCCATGAAGACGGGGGATGTCACTAAGATCTGGACGTCGTATGGCGAGGGGGGACTGGCTGGACTGATGGGTCTGTCTGAGGAAGTTCACTCCCCTGATGAACATCATGTCCCTCGGGTTTGTTGGGTTCCTGTTGTTGAACGTTGCTTAGAAGAACTATTTCTTTTAGTAGTGAGACTTCCTGTAAATcgatcttttaaaaaaatatgaatttcattactttttttttcagtggaaaGAATGTTCTTTGTGCTTCCTAAACCTGTCCCTCCTGGCATGCAGCCTACTACGTGATGTCTTTTACTATTATGTAAAACGGTTTCTTACTCTTATTTTGTGCTGTGATTTGTCAGATGCCGCTTGTTCAGCCGCAGGTTCCTCAGATCTCACAACCAGCTCCTCAACCACCTCCACCACAGGTGACCCAGGCTCCACAAGCAAGTCCTGTGTATCATTTATCCCTCCTAAACCATAAACTGAGACTACATGTATACTTTGGAGCCACTATGTGTAGGATTTGACAGTGGAGATGAATGATTGTCGTTCATGAGTATAATAAACAACTAGCTCAGCCACCACATTGGCTGCTACTACTCTGAGTTTGTCTGTCTGCACTCCGGAGCTCAGCTGTCTGTCTTGTCCGCAGGTGAGAGAGGTGGTCCAACCACCAAAGCCAGTTCCCTCCACTGTGGTAGCCAGGCCAGTGAGAAAAGCTCCACCCACAACAATCCACGATATAAGAAATTTTCCAGAGATCATCCCGGTACAGGAGGTCATTCCTGAAGAGAGTGCAGAAGACGAGTCCAGCGCTGCACCATCTGAAAAAGGTTGGATGCTTGATGAACACTGAAGCCTGCTGGTGCACACACTCAGAAAGACACACTCAGTGACCACAGAAATGTTACTATGATAAAGATTTTGTCCACAGGTGCTGACTGCGGTATTGCAGACCATCAAACAGTAGATTTATTATGCCACCAACATCTTTTACTTTTATCCACTAAGGGAGAGAGGATGCAGTGAACATATTCATGAGGTGTTCTTCTTTTATTGTTGACCTTTGACATGGATTTGTTTTAATACTTGGACAGCACAACAGTCTCTGTGATACTTTTCTGGTGTATTTGATCATGCTGCCTGTTAGATAATACTTTAAACCTGAAATAAGCAATTTGTTTGGCCACTTTGAGGCTGCAAACAAGCTGTGGACAAAACACTGACATACCATCGCTTCAAAAAATTGATATGGCAAACTTGTAAAGTGAGACACCCCagttgaaaatattgttttttcatGCACTGGTCGGTTTTGAGAGGTCTTCTTTCAGACTGGTGAAGAGAAAATGTCCACAtttaggtgtttattttagttcagcTTTCTGTTCTTAAGATTTATGCAAAAAGTAGtagtgttttatttgtgtctgCTGTGTTAAATACGCTTTACCTTTCTTCTCCATGTGATTTCATTTTCAAAGGTGATGAGGAGTTTCAGAGTGCTGCTTATGGCTCACCAACACCTTCATCCCCGCGGCAACCAAGCAGCCTTCGCCATGTTGACAGCAACGCTGCGTCCCTGACCGAAGCCTCGTCCTCCGTGGGTTCCCTGGACATCAAGACTCCCGGCTGGTCACCTGAGCGACGTTCCCCTCTCCTGATTGGTTCTCCAGAGAAAAGGCCATCACTGCCTGGAGAGTCCACCACTACGCTGTACTTCAGCGCGGATGCACAATCTCCCTCCAGTGGGAGCTATCTGGGCTGGGGCTCCGAGTTGTCGCCCATCTCCACCTACAGAAGTCCCTACCGGATCAGGGAGGCTCGTTTTATCACATCCACCCCACGCCTGGAGCCTCGATCTGAGAGTCCAGGTCCATCTCCTGTTGTTATCATCCCGGCCACTCCAGGTACAACTCCGGGCCCCACCCCAGGTGGAAGCCCCGGTGCATCAACCCCTTCTGCATCATCAACACCTGCAGCTTCGACTCCTGCTCCTTCAACGCCCGCTGGTTCAACTCCTGGTACTCCAATCGTTCCACTCACTCCAGTCATCTCCCACGCTCGCAAACAGATGGTCCAGTTTGTGGACACTAGAGAGAGAATGGTGTAAGGAGGGTGGAGGGTCAAGGGGAAGAACAACTGGGTGGGCAGTGGTGTCTTTTTTAGTTTAGCAGTTTAGGATATACATGAATTCATGCATTAAGTAACCTGGGGAAGGCTTGGCGGGGAGTGAAGGGGTCTTTTCAGCTCAGTTCATTTGAGTCAGTCATGGAAGATATACAATATAAATtcttatttatgtttttctccCTGACATGAAGATGCAAGGGTCACATACGCAGACATTTAGGATGCATAGATAGCACACTTGCTGGAGGAGAGTGTGATAGTATGAACGCCCTCATATGCTACTTTGGAAAAGGTGAAAAGGAAGCATCTGGCAAATTCATGTGTAGGAGGTGGGGCTAGTGGTTGTCTGCTATCTACCGAGGCCACTAGATGAGTTATCAGTGACAAACACGGACATACAAGGTAATCAGCCATTCAAACATGGGGGATAGGGGGATTCTTTCAGTTCTTTAAAACcatttgctgaaaaaaaaatcactattcACTACTACAGGTCATTATTTATAGAAAACTACATCTGGGTTACTCCTCAAAACACAGATACAACTTCACAGGTGCTAATTCATGTGGGACATGACTTTTATTCATGTAGATAAACCCTCACACTTGGTCATTTTTAATCATTATAAACTAACACAAAAAATGAATGCAGTTAGGACTTATTCAGGCAATGGAGTCAGCTGGTTACCTAAATTTTAAAGAGCAAACTAATTGTTAAAACAATCATAATTATTATGATAATATTTGAATCATGAGTTGTGATAAAATCTTAATCTTAATCATGTGAATCAAGAAGTAACTTAAATGGAAGAATTTTCAAAATGAACCATTTTATTAAACTAGTTTACAAACACCAAACATGCTGACTTTCATGTAACGCCACTTACCAATgccagtgtctttttttctacATTGGTAAGTCTGATACAATCAAACCAATTATCtgtcataataaataaataaataaagcagacTTAATATAAATCCAAGCATACCTACAAAAGGCTTTGATGTTTTAATTCTTGCAAAAgcttacatttttttcacaaaaaccttCAGATGATGTTAAACATCCCGTCCAGTTTCCAGGAAGTCACTCATTCATCCGATCCGTCACCCACTGTGTGTACAGCTCCGTACATTACATCACACACATTACAAAGAAACAGAACTCCCTTTTACACTCTGTAAAATACTCAAATCTATTAATTGATGTctttattttcatgaaactATCAGATAAGCAAAAGACTAAAAGCAAAGCTTTGAGGGATTTTTTATAGATTATGTGCTCTGCTTTACGTTGCTAATTGTAACTGCAATAATTCCAGTCGGCACTTTATAGCAGAAAAGGTACAGCTCACGTAGCATGATGCTCTGTAGAATACACTATGATTATAACACGAGAACACGTCAAAGGGAAATTAAGCAATATAGAATATGAAAGCAGTGTCACGTGATGTTTCTATTGTAATGCTGTTTGTTAATGCATTTCATTTTatacgtcttttttttttttaaacttgttgatggcttgtttttgtctgttttaatgaTTATGACCTGCAGAAATGCTTTAAGTCtttcaaaaaaacaagacagacacTTTCCCCATTTGGCCCTTTGAAGAAATTGCAAATAATTGCAAACTGGTAATTTTagtgacaaagaaaagatgAAGTACAAAAGAAGGAAATGTCTGCAGGACACAAATACTAAGTGTGGTTTCTTGTCTCTAACAAAGAAGAGGTAACTTTTATGAACACCTCTGACAATCACAGTTTGTTTCCTCTTTAACTGATGAAAAACAGGAAGTTTACGAATGATGATAAGATACAGTCATAGCAGcagttcagtcaggagagactcattctGAGTGACAGAATTTTTATTTACATGAGAATTGTGAATAGTCTTTGGCGAACAGACTccatttgtgatgtcatatattTTACTTCCCCCATGGAgtctagatgctggtggtgatgagatgtaGAGGGTACTGAGGATTTAGATGTGATGAGCTCAAACTGGGCACTGGATGTgatgactggaggtgaatggcctgagatgacagcagcagagaggagagcagatataaagtttgacagcagcagcagctgttagaGATCATGGCAAAATTTAATTGGTTTAACTGGACGCCCAAATGCCTAtaatcagctgacaggaaaaaGCAGAGTAGTGAGATTGAGAGACAGAActgtgaatgaatgaagcataaagaaagtcttcctaaCTGAACTTGCACTGAGCTTAATTCCTGGTCCTGTTAATGTGGGTTGCCATGGCAGTAAACGTATATGTGCTGGGATGGAAGTTTACTGGTAGTGTTTATAAACTTGTGACTAAAATTGTTATGGTTCCAAactgatttaaatattttaattcttAATTTGGCATTCTTTCTCCTCTGCCTACATATTGATTGGTAGAAGGCTTTGCTGCGTGCCGTGTCTGCTACTTTAATTATTAGCATTTAGCATATATTGGATTGTTGCCGTCCATTTATTCACACTggttttattggttttattgAGGAGCACACAGCAAACAAGCTGTTCTCAGCTTAAAGGCACATAAAGAAACTGTGTACCTGCCTGATGAAgaaagttaaaggaatacttcatccacaaaattatcatttgtaattcagttagtcatgctgtgttatcTTGAATTCGGgaagaaaagtttgtttttcttgcatgcctccatggatTGATTTATGTGT from Epinephelus moara isolate mb chromosome 1, YSFRI_EMoa_1.0, whole genome shotgun sequence harbors:
- the LOC126392216 gene encoding XK-related protein 5-like, with product MRDYSAAPSNGGACMPCCQVCVFAFTAFLIVAERTALIYCFVYYLWVGHNYCYAHLAGFTALFLLPGWGPQWLSYLWYLSDGRIRRKSLTWTHILHLGIFKRLLECMCLPDEDVYSEIMQQADVSALRLFEALVVTLPQTLLQTYVLICTDIGIKSPASVCFVVCLLSLAWALVLYARACSLIRPGHLQMTPAAILCRLLWRVSMLGSRFAVLMLFTRIFKQWILGVLGVHWLGATFWMVSQQTDIIRSTSRWRLFNLVLGAIHIFLFLNVKWGQSRYRMAGFYLVMFLENALLLLASSWLFTMVSWDTVGIPAAVFCSFLIGVIALVLYYRFLHPKSFEIFQSIRHRGIGGACAERGSTLSLEEKVTPTFHRHATLSGGGTLMDLPIQWEGWKHHHWLLIRLAMKTGDVTKIWTSYGEGGLAGLMGLSEEVHSPDEHHVPRMPLVQPQVPQISQPAPQPPPPQVREVVQPPKPVPSTVVARPVRKAPPTTIHDIRNFPEIIPVQEVIPEESAEDESSAAPSEKGDEEFQSAAYGSPTPSSPRQPSSLRHVDSNAASLTEASSSVGSLDIKTPGWSPERRSPLLIGSPEKRPSLPGESTTTLYFSADAQSPSSGSYLGWGSELSPISTYRSPYRIREARFITSTPRLEPRSESPGPSPVVIIPATPGTTPGPTPGGSPGASTPSASSTPAASTPAPSTPAGSTPGTPIVPLTPVISHARKQMVQFVDTRERMV